A genomic segment from Micromonospora echinaurantiaca encodes:
- a CDS encoding acyl-CoA dehydrogenase family protein: MAAEESFDVYRLPEEHQAIREAVREVCAAKVAPHAAEADETGEFPKASYDALRAADFHAPHIPVEYGGAGADALATAIVIEEVARACASSSLIPAVNKLGTMPLLLAGSDELKRRYLTKVASGDAMFSYCLSEPEAGSDAASMTTRAVRDGDHWVLNGVKRWITNAGVSEYYTVFAVTDPAARSRGISAFVVEKSDSGVSFGAPEKKLGIKGSPTREVYLDNVRIPADRMIGAEGTGFATAMKTLDHTRVTIAAQAVGIAQGALDYAKGYVQERKQFGKPVADFQGVQFMLADMGMKLEAARQLTYAAAGRSERGDADLTYFGAAAKCFASDAAMEITTDAVQLLGGYGYTRDYPVERMMRDAKITQIYEGTNQVQRIVMARQLLKGLA, translated from the coding sequence ATGGCCGCAGAGGAGTCGTTCGACGTCTACCGGTTGCCGGAGGAGCACCAGGCGATCCGGGAGGCGGTCCGTGAGGTCTGTGCGGCCAAGGTGGCGCCGCACGCCGCCGAGGCGGACGAGACCGGTGAGTTCCCGAAGGCGTCGTACGACGCGCTGCGGGCCGCGGACTTCCACGCCCCGCACATCCCCGTCGAGTACGGCGGCGCCGGCGCGGACGCCCTGGCCACCGCGATCGTGATCGAGGAGGTGGCCCGCGCCTGCGCCTCCTCCTCGCTGATCCCCGCGGTGAACAAGCTCGGCACCATGCCGCTGCTGCTGGCCGGTTCCGACGAGCTCAAGCGCCGCTACCTGACGAAGGTCGCCTCCGGTGACGCGATGTTCTCGTACTGCCTCTCGGAGCCGGAGGCGGGCAGCGACGCGGCTTCGATGACCACCCGCGCGGTCCGCGACGGCGACCACTGGGTGCTCAACGGCGTGAAGCGCTGGATCACCAACGCCGGGGTGTCCGAGTACTACACCGTCTTCGCGGTGACCGACCCCGCCGCCCGCTCCCGGGGCATCTCCGCCTTCGTGGTCGAGAAGTCCGACTCCGGGGTCAGCTTCGGCGCGCCGGAGAAGAAGCTGGGTATCAAGGGCTCGCCGACCCGCGAGGTCTACCTGGACAACGTGCGGATCCCGGCGGACCGGATGATCGGCGCGGAGGGCACCGGCTTCGCCACCGCGATGAAGACCCTGGACCACACCCGGGTCACCATCGCCGCCCAGGCGGTCGGCATCGCGCAGGGCGCGCTGGACTACGCCAAGGGGTACGTGCAGGAGCGCAAGCAGTTCGGCAAGCCGGTCGCCGACTTCCAGGGCGTGCAGTTCATGCTCGCCGACATGGGCATGAAGCTGGAGGCGGCGCGGCAGCTCACGTACGCCGCGGCCGGCCGGTCCGAGCGCGGCGACGCCGACCTGACCTACTTCGGCGCGGCGGCCAAGTGCTTCGCCTCCGACGCGGCCATGGAGATCACCACCGACGCGGTGCAGCTGCTCGGCGGTTACGGCTACACCCGGGACTACCCGGTGGAGCGGATGATGCGGGACGCCAAGATCACCCAGATCTACGAGGGCACCAACCAGGTGCAGCGCATCGTGATGGCCCGCCAGCTGCTCAAGGGCCTGGCCTGA
- a CDS encoding glycosyltransferase family 4 protein gives MTAGRPPRVLIDATSVPADRGGVGRYVDGLLGALGKVCGSGVDLAVVSLRTDLERYTRMLPGAEIIPAPAAVAHRPARLAWEQTGLPLLAQQVGAQVLHSPFYTCPLRAGCPVTVTVHDATFFTEPEHYDKSRRTFFRSAIKTSLRRADRVIVPSKATRDELIRLLDADPTRIDVAYHGVDHAAFHAPSEEEKARVRARLGLGSSSYVAFLGAKEPRKNVPNLIRGWARAVADRTDPPALVIAGGQGHDDDIDRAVAEVPSHLRLLRPGYLRYADLPGFLGGALVAAYPSYGEGFGLPILEAMACAAPVLTTPRLSLPEVGGDAVAYTSEDADQIATDLAALLDDEQRRLTLAKAGFDRAKEFTWESSAEVHIAAWSRARA, from the coding sequence GTGACCGCCGGTCGCCCGCCCCGCGTGCTCATCGACGCCACGAGTGTCCCCGCCGACCGCGGCGGCGTCGGTAGATACGTCGACGGCCTGCTCGGCGCGCTCGGCAAGGTGTGCGGGTCGGGGGTGGACCTGGCCGTGGTGAGCCTCCGCACCGACCTCGAGCGCTACACGCGGATGCTGCCCGGCGCGGAGATCATTCCCGCGCCGGCCGCCGTCGCGCACCGCCCGGCCCGGCTGGCCTGGGAGCAGACCGGCCTGCCGCTGCTCGCCCAGCAGGTCGGCGCCCAGGTGCTGCACTCGCCCTTCTACACCTGCCCACTGCGGGCCGGCTGCCCGGTGACGGTGACCGTGCACGACGCCACCTTCTTCACCGAGCCGGAGCACTACGACAAGTCCCGCCGCACGTTCTTCCGCAGCGCGATCAAGACCTCGCTGCGCCGCGCCGACCGGGTGATCGTGCCCAGCAAGGCCACCCGGGACGAGTTGATCCGGCTGCTCGACGCCGACCCGACCCGGATCGACGTGGCCTACCACGGGGTCGACCACGCCGCCTTCCACGCGCCCAGCGAGGAGGAGAAGGCCCGGGTGCGGGCCCGGCTCGGGCTGGGCAGCAGCAGCTACGTGGCGTTCCTCGGCGCCAAGGAGCCGCGCAAGAACGTCCCCAACCTGATCCGGGGCTGGGCCCGGGCGGTGGCCGACCGCACCGACCCGCCGGCCCTGGTGATCGCCGGCGGGCAGGGGCACGACGACGACATCGACCGCGCGGTGGCCGAGGTCCCCTCGCACCTGCGCCTGCTGCGCCCCGGCTACCTGCGCTACGCCGACCTGCCCGGCTTCCTCGGCGGGGCGCTGGTCGCCGCGTACCCCTCCTACGGCGAGGGCTTCGGCCTGCCGATCCTGGAGGCGATGGCGTGTGCCGCGCCGGTGCTCACCACCCCCCGGCTGTCGCTGCCCGAGGTCGGCGGCGACGCCGTCGCCTACACCAGCGAGGACGCCGACCAGATCGCCACCGACCTGGCCGCCCTGCTCGACGACGAGCAGCGCCGGCTGACCCTGGCCAAGGCCGGTTTCGACCGGGCCAAGGAATTCACCTGGGAGTCCAGCGCCGAGGTGCACATCGCGGCCTGGTCCCGGGCCCGGGCCTGA
- a CDS encoding TIGR03089 family protein yields MADNIARVFAGAIAPDPTRPLLTWYDDATGERTELSGATLANWVAKTANLLVDGAALGPGDTAAVLLPPHWQTAGVLLGCWSAGLAVAREPGPVGALFATADRAGEADAWPADERYALGLHPFALPLPQVPPGFADYVVEVRTHGDQFTPYAPAGPGEPELIARAVERAAELGIAPGDRVLIDTAAYPDPLDWLLAPLTATASTVLCANLDPARLPARAETEKVTRTLP; encoded by the coding sequence ATGGCCGACAACATTGCCCGGGTGTTCGCCGGCGCGATCGCGCCCGATCCCACCCGCCCGCTGCTGACCTGGTACGACGACGCCACCGGCGAGCGGACCGAGCTGTCCGGCGCGACGCTGGCGAACTGGGTGGCCAAGACGGCCAACCTGCTGGTCGACGGCGCGGCGCTGGGCCCGGGCGACACCGCCGCGGTGCTGCTCCCGCCGCACTGGCAGACCGCGGGGGTGCTGCTCGGCTGCTGGTCGGCCGGGCTGGCGGTGGCCCGGGAACCGGGGCCGGTGGGCGCGCTCTTCGCCACCGCCGACCGGGCCGGCGAGGCGGACGCCTGGCCGGCCGACGAGCGCTACGCGCTCGGCCTGCACCCGTTCGCCCTACCGCTGCCCCAGGTGCCGCCCGGCTTCGCCGACTACGTGGTGGAGGTACGCACGCACGGCGACCAGTTCACCCCGTACGCCCCGGCCGGGCCGGGCGAGCCGGAGCTGATCGCCCGCGCGGTCGAGCGGGCGGCGGAGCTGGGCATCGCCCCCGGCGACCGGGTCCTGATCGACACGGCGGCGTACCCCGACCCGCTCGACTGGCTGCTGGCCCCGCTCACCGCCACCGCCAGCACCGTCCTCTGCGCCAACCTCGACCCCGCCCGCCTCCCGGCCCGGGCGGAGACGGAGAAGGTCACCCGCACGCTGCCCTGA
- a CDS encoding mannose-1-phosphate guanylyltransferase translates to MIYAVIPAGGSGTRLWPLSRAGHPKFLHPLTGTTASLLQATVERLAPLTTPERTLVVTGAAHVAAVARQLAGLPEENILVEPSPRDSCAAIALAAAVIALRDPEAVMGSFAADHLIADSESWVATVREAVRGAEQGLLMTVGINPTRPETGYGYLQTGDPVGDGPMRPVTEFKEKPSAEVAEAYLRSGRHLWNASMFVWRVDVFLAELARQQPALHAGITAIASAWGTEEQDDVLGTVWPTLPRISVDYAVMEGAAAAGRVATVPGEFGWNDVGDFHTLGDVLPADAVGNVVLGAAKPGVLLRDSSNLVVVPHSGRLVATVGVHDLIVVDTPDAVLVCPRDRAQDVKKIVDELKERGEEGLV, encoded by the coding sequence GTGATTTACGCCGTCATCCCGGCGGGCGGCAGCGGCACGAGGTTGTGGCCGCTGTCCCGCGCGGGCCACCCCAAGTTCCTCCACCCGCTGACCGGCACCACCGCCTCGCTGCTGCAGGCCACGGTGGAGCGGCTGGCGCCGCTGACCACCCCCGAGCGCACCCTGGTGGTCACCGGGGCCGCGCACGTGGCCGCGGTGGCCCGCCAACTGGCCGGCCTGCCCGAGGAGAACATCCTGGTCGAGCCCTCGCCGCGGGACTCGTGTGCGGCGATCGCGCTGGCCGCGGCGGTGATCGCGCTGCGCGACCCGGAGGCGGTGATGGGTTCGTTCGCCGCCGACCACCTGATCGCCGACTCGGAGAGCTGGGTGGCGACGGTCCGCGAGGCGGTCCGCGGCGCCGAGCAGGGGCTGCTGATGACGGTGGGGATCAACCCGACCCGCCCGGAGACCGGCTACGGCTACCTGCAGACCGGCGACCCGGTCGGCGACGGGCCGATGCGGCCGGTCACCGAGTTCAAGGAGAAGCCGAGCGCCGAGGTGGCCGAGGCGTACCTGCGCTCCGGGCGCCACCTCTGGAACGCCAGCATGTTCGTCTGGCGGGTGGACGTCTTCCTCGCCGAACTTGCCCGGCAGCAGCCGGCCCTGCACGCCGGGATCACCGCGATCGCCTCGGCGTGGGGGACCGAGGAGCAGGACGACGTGCTCGGCACCGTCTGGCCCACGCTGCCCCGGATCTCCGTCGACTACGCGGTGATGGAGGGCGCGGCGGCGGCCGGGCGGGTGGCCACCGTGCCCGGCGAGTTCGGCTGGAACGACGTGGGCGACTTCCACACCCTCGGCGACGTGCTGCCGGCCGACGCCGTCGGCAACGTGGTGCTGGGCGCGGCGAAGCCGGGGGTGCTGCTGCGGGACAGCAGCAACCTGGTGGTGGTGCCGCACTCCGGCCGGCTGGTGGCCACCGTCGGGGTGCACGACCTGATCGTGGTCGACACCCCGGACGCGGTGCTGGTCTGCCCCCGGGACCGGGCGCAGGACGTCAAGAAGATCGTCGACGAGCTCAAGGAGCGGGGCGAAGAGGGGCTCGTCTGA
- a CDS encoding NUDIX hydrolase gives MPDATTATRTTDPAGHPALHADALAVLGAWAPTSPAAAAARDRTLDLLAAGPVATSRAHRAGHVTASALVLDPTGERVLLCLHGRFKRWVQLGGHCEPADRTLAGAALREATEESGIAGLRVDPVPIDVDVHPVACQGGSLHYDVRFAVLAPPGAVERVSDESEALGWFPPDRLPQPLAGGTAQLVAPALAALRRAPLRPAP, from the coding sequence ATGCCGGACGCCACGACCGCCACCCGCACCACCGACCCGGCCGGGCACCCGGCGCTGCACGCCGACGCGCTCGCGGTGCTCGGCGCCTGGGCGCCGACCAGCCCGGCCGCCGCCGCGGCCCGAGACCGCACCCTCGACCTGCTGGCCGCGGGGCCGGTGGCGACGAGCCGGGCGCACCGCGCCGGGCACGTCACCGCGAGCGCGCTGGTGCTCGACCCGACCGGCGAGCGGGTGCTGCTCTGCCTGCACGGCAGGTTCAAGCGCTGGGTGCAGCTCGGCGGGCACTGCGAGCCGGCCGACCGGACGCTCGCCGGGGCCGCGCTGCGCGAGGCGACCGAGGAGTCCGGGATCGCCGGCCTGCGGGTCGACCCGGTGCCGATCGACGTGGACGTCCACCCGGTCGCCTGCCAGGGCGGCTCGCTGCACTACGACGTCCGGTTCGCCGTCCTCGCCCCGCCCGGCGCGGTGGAACGGGTCAGCGACGAGTCGGAGGCGCTGGGCTGGTTCCCGCCGGACCGGCTGCCGCAGCCGCTGGCCGGCGGGACCGCGCAGCTCGTCGCGCCGGCCCTGGCCGCGCTCAGACGAGCCCCTCTTCGCCCCGCTCCTTGA
- a CDS encoding acetoacetate--CoA ligase, giving the protein MTDVLWTPPADVRERSRIGTYLSWLREHRGLGFAGYDELWRWSVTDLDAFWRSIWDHFEVIAHTPPTATLADRGMPGARWFPGATLNYAENVLRMPGRADDDPVVIAHGQTQEPVTLTAADLREQVRRVAAGLRRLGVTAGDRVAAYAPNIPETYVLLLATSSVGAIFSSCAPEFGTRSVTDRWQQIEPKVLVAVDGYRYGDKPVDRRGEVAAIRAALPSLEHTVGIAYLDPAGEQPAGAISWDELAADTDEPLTFTPVPFDHPLYVLYSSGTTGLPKPIVHGHGGILLEHLKMLALHHDLGPADRFFWFTTTGWMMWNFLVSGPAVGAAIVLFDGNPGHPDLGALWRLAERTGTTYFGTSAPFLLACRKAGLVPKEIADLSALRGLGSTGAPLPAEGFTWVYATVGDTLQLQSLSGGTDVCTGFVGGVPLLPVHAGRITCRALGAKVEARSGDGTPVIGELGELVITEPMPSMPVGFWNDPDGTRYREAYFDHYPGVWRHGDWITIDERGGCVITGRSDATLNRGGVRLGTAEFYSVVEGLDEVVDSVVVHLEDDEGGAGELLLFVVLAEGLELDDALRARICRELRTALSPRHVPDEIHQVRAVPRTLSAKKLEVPVKKILTGTPVDSAAAKGALANPESLAAFASFAQRRSTEDHPTPA; this is encoded by the coding sequence GTGACTGACGTGCTGTGGACGCCGCCGGCGGACGTACGCGAGCGGTCCCGGATCGGGACCTACCTGAGCTGGCTGCGGGAGCACCGGGGGCTGGGCTTCGCCGGCTACGACGAGCTGTGGCGGTGGTCGGTCACCGACCTGGACGCGTTCTGGCGGTCGATCTGGGACCACTTCGAGGTCATCGCGCACACCCCGCCGACCGCGACGCTGGCCGACCGGGGGATGCCCGGCGCCCGCTGGTTCCCCGGCGCCACCCTCAACTACGCCGAGAACGTGCTGCGGATGCCCGGCCGCGCCGACGACGACCCGGTGGTCATCGCGCACGGCCAGACCCAGGAGCCGGTCACCCTCACCGCCGCCGACCTGCGCGAGCAGGTCCGCCGGGTGGCGGCCGGGCTGCGCCGGCTCGGCGTCACCGCCGGCGACCGGGTGGCGGCGTACGCGCCGAACATCCCGGAGACGTACGTGCTGCTGCTCGCCACCAGCAGCGTCGGGGCGATCTTCTCCTCCTGCGCGCCCGAGTTCGGCACCCGCAGCGTCACCGACCGGTGGCAGCAGATCGAGCCGAAGGTGCTGGTCGCGGTGGACGGCTATCGCTACGGCGACAAGCCGGTGGACCGCCGGGGCGAGGTGGCCGCCATCCGGGCCGCCCTGCCGTCGCTGGAGCACACCGTCGGCATCGCCTACCTCGACCCGGCCGGCGAGCAGCCGGCGGGCGCGATCTCCTGGGACGAGCTGGCGGCCGACACCGACGAGCCGCTCACCTTCACCCCGGTCCCCTTCGACCACCCGCTCTACGTGCTCTACTCCTCCGGCACCACCGGCCTGCCGAAGCCGATCGTGCACGGGCACGGCGGCATCCTGCTGGAACACCTGAAGATGCTCGCCCTGCACCACGATTTGGGCCCGGCGGACCGGTTCTTCTGGTTCACCACCACCGGCTGGATGATGTGGAACTTCCTGGTCTCCGGGCCGGCCGTCGGCGCGGCGATCGTGCTCTTCGACGGCAACCCGGGCCACCCCGACCTGGGCGCGCTCTGGCGGCTGGCGGAGCGGACCGGCACCACCTACTTCGGCACCTCGGCGCCGTTCCTGCTGGCCTGCCGCAAGGCCGGTCTGGTGCCCAAGGAGATCGCCGACCTCTCCGCGCTGCGCGGTCTCGGCTCCACCGGCGCGCCGCTGCCGGCCGAGGGCTTCACCTGGGTGTACGCCACCGTCGGCGACACCCTCCAGCTCCAGTCGCTCTCCGGCGGCACCGACGTGTGCACCGGCTTCGTCGGCGGCGTGCCGCTGCTGCCGGTGCACGCCGGGCGGATCACCTGCCGGGCGCTCGGCGCCAAGGTGGAGGCCCGCTCCGGCGACGGCACCCCCGTCATCGGCGAGCTGGGCGAGCTGGTGATCACCGAGCCGATGCCGAGCATGCCGGTCGGGTTCTGGAACGACCCGGACGGCACCCGCTACCGGGAGGCCTACTTCGACCACTACCCGGGGGTCTGGCGGCACGGCGACTGGATCACGATCGACGAGCGGGGCGGCTGCGTGATCACCGGCCGCTCCGACGCCACCCTCAACCGCGGCGGCGTCCGGCTCGGCACCGCCGAGTTCTACTCGGTGGTCGAGGGGCTGGACGAGGTCGTCGACTCGGTGGTGGTGCACCTGGAGGACGACGAGGGCGGCGCCGGTGAGCTGCTGCTCTTCGTGGTGCTCGCCGAGGGCCTGGAACTCGACGACGCGCTGCGCGCCCGGATCTGCCGCGAGCTGCGGACCGCGCTGTCGCCCCGGCACGTGCCCGACGAGATCCACCAGGTCCGGGCGGTGCCCCGCACCCTGTCCGCGAAGAAGCTCGAGGTGCCGGTCAAGAAGATCCTCACCGGTACGCCGGTGGACTCGGCGGCGGCCAAGGGCGCCCTGGCCAATCCCGAGTCGCTGGCGGCGTTCGCCAGCTTCGCCCAGCGCCGTTCCACCGAGGACCACCCCACCCCGGCCTGA
- a CDS encoding acyl-CoA thioesterase → MTEHPSAAPSGKPTSYSRVTLSRIMTAVDVNLYGTVHGGVLMKFVDDVAGAAAARHSGGTAVTAAIDEIVFSEAVRVGDLVHAHAQVNWTGQTSMEVGVRVVAERWDSAEDEPVGVATAYLVFVGVDVGGTPRPVRPVLPETPEDERRFREAEIRRAHRLARRRAIQAHRAG, encoded by the coding sequence ATGACAGAGCACCCCTCCGCCGCACCGTCGGGCAAGCCGACGTCGTACTCCCGGGTCACGCTGAGCCGGATCATGACCGCCGTCGACGTGAACCTCTACGGGACCGTGCACGGCGGCGTGCTGATGAAGTTCGTCGACGACGTGGCCGGCGCCGCGGCGGCCCGGCACAGCGGCGGCACGGCGGTCACCGCCGCGATCGACGAGATCGTCTTCTCCGAGGCGGTCCGGGTGGGTGACCTGGTGCACGCCCACGCCCAGGTCAACTGGACCGGGCAGACCTCGATGGAGGTGGGCGTGCGGGTGGTGGCCGAGCGCTGGGACTCGGCCGAGGACGAACCGGTCGGGGTGGCCACCGCCTACCTGGTCTTCGTCGGGGTGGACGTGGGCGGGACGCCGCGCCCGGTGCGCCCGGTGCTGCCGGAGACCCCGGAGGACGAGCGCCGGTTCCGCGAGGCGGAGATCCGCCGCGCGCACCGGCTGGCCCGCCGCCGCGCCATCCAGGCCCACCGGGCCGGCTGA